The genome window TCTTGATCACGGTAAGTTGGCGAAAAAAATCTGGGGgcttcgaaagtttttttttcttacccggggagtaagcctacaattactttgctgctgctgttgttgttggggggtaggaaaggtttatggaagagcctaaaaaggtctgaaaatggtgCTTCACGTAGAGTTaatgatacaagaattttaggataggattttatgattaaattagaataaaaatgtaaaaaaaaaaaaaaacataataataagcaagttaaacagtgcagaaaaattatttctgataaaacatagcatattaattttaattttcgctggtgaacCAACGCTCTACTtgacgtagattttagcatgcgccctgagtgagctggaagtcggatcacgcttCGTTTAACTTATCTCTTAGAATAACTTTATGAAGGCTTTTAGAATcttcgttatatataatatatatatatatatatatatatatatatatatatatatatatatatatatatacataacggaAGCTTATATACTAGAATTAACCAAATTTGAATCATCTATACATCTCTAGGTTAATCTTTACATATTACGTTCTTTAATACTTTCGTAGAACTATTATAATTCGATATCAGTAATAATTAtctactatttatattttatgaatatgatatatatattatatatatatatatatatattatatatatatagggtataaaaTTAAAACGGACCTCGCAGTTTCAAATATTATTGACAATCTGTCTTATGAagaatactgttattattattattattattattattattattattattattattattattaattattattattattattattattgtagaaccATTATAATTCAATATCACTGTAAATGGTCTTTTTATCATAAACGGAGTTGAAGGTATCAAAGATCATTGGCACTCGATCTTTGTAGGAATGTGGAAGAATatgattattactgttattattattaaaggatttttttaGTATAAGGTTTCACAAGGTCAAGAACCTGATAAATATTTGATTGTCTGACCTTCTACTTTTTGGTGGAGGGCATTTGGCCGAAGATCCCTCTATTATCCCTTAGCAgaaataaattatcatatatactgGCGTTTCCAATTCTACCAGAGCAGgtcaaaagcacacacacacacacacacacacacacacacacacacacacacacacatatatatatatatatatatatatatatatatatatatatatatatatatatatatatatatatatatatatatctacactattGAGAAAAGCTACCTACTACAGAAAGGGGAATTGAAAAGCAAAGAACGAACTATGAAAGaaaactgacaaagaaaaaaagtatgaTTTATAACTAATTTAAATAGATCTAATTTATTTTGAACTTAGCTATTAATCATATTGGTTTTTCTCTGTCAGTTCTCTTTCatagtttattcttcatttttcaaaaCCCCTTTTCTGTACTAGGTTGCTTTtttcatcgtgtgtgtgtgtgtgtgtgttcttggcCTTCTCTAGAATAGGAAACCCCAGTATAGATTATGATTAATTTCTAATAAGGGATAATCCAGGGAAACTGTGTTTTTCGTGTTAGGCGTTTATGACTGATTCATCGAACTCACTATTCGTTGATTTTCTGCAGTTATTTGAAGAATTCCGGTCTACTGGTTATATAGTCTTCAAGTGTCATACGCCATTGGGCTTGTATCAATCTGCTTTACCAGTTAGGGCTCTACCTTGTCCcttgtaataatataaataattataataataaaaaccgaaGACCAGTCACTTTCCGGTtgataataagagaaaaagacCCAGTGCTGAAATTTGTTTTTCTACATCCTGTATGTTATTCACACTTTTTCACACATAAACGATTTACATAGCACTGTGCTTGGCTTTCGATAGCTTTGGCCAACAGCTTCAGTGTCCCTTTCCTTTCattgtaaaaatatgtaaatagacAGATGGTCGATGGTCACAAAGATTTCACTAATTGGTCTTTCTCTCCTAGcaatcaataatgataaaattgtgaAAATGTTTATATAACATACACAAGATAGACACACAAATTTCACCGAGTGACAAGAGTACCCATTagtgaaaattatgtttttttttatgtctcatatAACCATTTTCATAACTTTTACTACAAATAGGaggaagcaataataataataataataataataataataataataataataataataataataataataataataatggagaaacaaatccacagttatgtataatgtacatatatgacaagataaatctgtacagagagctctCTGTATTACAGATTTGtctttaaatatatgcacatatacataactggatttgcatctccatttcaagactcatgatattatgagtatttgttaataataataataataataatgataataataataataataatgcactctTTGGTCAACTCTTCTTTCAGTGTTTAATCCCAATGGTCGGCCCCTGCTTCGGAATTCTCTTCTCTCGATACCTCCTGGACCTAGGGACGTCCTCTACCAAGACAGCGTGGATCTTCAACCTGCACTGCTTCATGTGGAACATCGTCGGCCTCGTGACGAGGCCACTGACCCAAGAATTCGGGTGGAGGAACATTGCCCTTCTGGGCTCTTCTCTGACAGCCTTGTCTTTCGCAATCTCAGCCTTCGCTCCCAACGCCGAATTCCTGTTCTTCTCTTACTCCATACTTTGTGGTGAGTTTCCTCTTCTCATTTATGTTTGTGCACGTTTGGGCTGacgattatctatttatttcgaCTTGGCATCGTTTCGAAACGCGTAAATAGCACAGGGCTCCACTGTATCAGTGGAAAACATGTAGTCTTTTAGAAAAAATCTGTCAGAAAATTTGAAGCAGTGGAACGCATCTagtctttttttagaaattctgtcagaaaatttGAAACAGTGGAACACATTCTAGtcttttttatgaaaatctgTCAGAAAATTTGAAACAGTGGAACACATTCTAGtcttttttatgaaaatctgTCAGAAAATTTGAAACAGGTAACTATATACGTAAATCAGTCTGTAAAACACTATCAGCGGCATACACTGcagtttacttttaaaatttattggAAAAGCAGTTCACGTAGTTGTTTAAATGTAAAAGACAGTCCTTTGGCAAGATTTGATTGATAAGTTTTTCTTCGTGTCTAGAAATTTGAGAGTTACTACCACACATTAAAGTTTTGAAAAGACATTATGTTATGGAGGAAATTATTTTTGCTTCCTTAAATCAACACGAACTTGTCAATCAGATAGCAGTCAGAGGTACTACCACTGAGAAATTCAATGTGCTGTATGTCTGTGATTTCCATATGATGGGTCGTCCATCAAAGTGTttttaaaaactttgtttttatgaaaactcAAGTCTACTTTTATTCCCACAGGTGCTGCAGGCGGTTCAGTCACTTGTATCTGCTTTACTATACTGCCCCATTACTTCACCCGGCGACGTGGAATAGCCAATGCCATCATGATGGCTGGCATTTGCCTAGGCCAGATTTTTGCTCCTCCCTTTGTGCAGTTTCTGCAGGAAAGATACGGCTTCCGGAGTGCCACATTGCTCTTAGCAGCGATCATGTTAAACGCAAGCGTAGGTGCCTCACTCTTCAGCCCTCTTGAGTGGCACACTGCGAAAGATAAGGAGCCAAAAGCAGACCACCGTGAGGAAGATGCTACCTTACTGACAGAGAAGCAATCTTTAAAACCCGGTGGCATCGACCACCTGAAGAAATGTCACTCAGCAAAGTCCTTTGAGTACACTTTAGAAGGAAAAGAAGTCGATTTGGTAGAAGTTATGGCGCACGCAAGGATTCTGAGAAAGCGCAACGACAATCACATTAGTGAAGCATCCCGGTTGTCAATCTCTTCGTCCCTGGCAGTGTCCACAATGGATATTGCCGGCATAGGAGCTGGATTTGCAGATGATGAGAGTAACACTGATGACAACACTCAgaacaaggaaaagaaaacacTCTGGAAGATTATAGCCAGAGTGGCCAAACAAACCATATCTGACCTGAGAATCTTGAGATCACCGAGGGCACTCATCATATCGCTAGGAGCTACCTTTTGCCTAAATGGGTACGTTAACTTCATCATGATGGTGCCGTTTGCTATGCAGGTCGCAGGGCATGGCCTGGAGCAGTCTGCCTGGTGTATCTCCACATCTGCCATTTGTAATCTCCTGATGAGGATTATAGTTTCCCTTCTGTCAGACTGCAAAAAATTCAGCATCAAGGCTTGCTATGTCTCAGGGTTCGTTTTCATCTTTGCTGCTATTGTAGGTTAGTTACAAAACTTCTATTTCTCAGTTTTTCGTTTTAGTTTATTACTCCCTCTTCATGACACCCTTTCATCTTTAAAATGCAGTAATAAATTTCTTCTGCAAATAATATGACGACGTATTATCACTTCATAGTATTCAgctgtaataaaactattaacgGAAGCATGGATAAGAAATAATATTGATTGTTGACAACCTGAGCAGAAGAATTAGATAGACTTTATTAAGGCAACATAGTACTGCAA of Macrobrachium nipponense isolate FS-2020 chromosome 11, ASM1510439v2, whole genome shotgun sequence contains these proteins:
- the LOC135207826 gene encoding monocarboxylate transporter 9-like, with amino-acid sequence MAVLKEEDKTDKSVSQLPTTLNDPGVTVTDESTCDNNNSEKLKQGTEGDSKNVKEEEEKGPLPPDGGWGWMVVLGCFLITCLIPMVGPCFGILFSRYLLDLGTSSTKTAWIFNLHCFMWNIVGLVTRPLTQEFGWRNIALLGSSLTALSFAISAFAPNAEFLFFSYSILCGAAGGSVTCICFTILPHYFTRRRGIANAIMMAGICLGQIFAPPFVQFLQERYGFRSATLLLAAIMLNASVGASLFSPLEWHTAKDKEPKADHREEDATLLTEKQSLKPGGIDHLKKCHSAKSFEYTLEGKEVDLVEVMAHARILRKRNDNHISEASRLSISSSLAVSTMDIAGIGAGFADDESNTDDNTQNKEKKTLWKIIARVAKQTISDLRILRSPRALIISLGATFCLNGYVNFIMMVPFAMQVAGHGLEQSAWCISTSAICNLLMRIIVSLLSDCKKFSIKACYVSGFVFIFAAIVVFPFLTDLPWMLAIIGVWGTGVGMNMGLYNLVMISVMGVENLAPVFGAACFMVAVGFITFGPIIGVIRDQSGSYSTSMWVISLMLMTSIILWSFMPAAQKYDRKFEEDRKADSTMQIKV